Genomic segment of Leuconostoc mesenteroides subsp. mesenteroides:
CCAATAAAGACAATGTGATTGCCTTTATTGATGAAATTCATCAAATTGTTGGGACTGGTGCTGAAACGTCAGGCAGTTCATTGGATGCGGGTAATATTATTAAGCCAGCCCTGAGTCGTGATGATCTCCAAATTATTGGGGCAACGACTACGAAAGAATTTCACGAATATGTGGCGCGTGATGGCGCACTGATGCGGCGATTTGATTTGATTGAAGTGCCAGAACTAAGCTTTGAACAAACGAAACATGTTTTATCTAAAGTTGCCTTACAACTAAATAACGGTATTGAAGTGCCAGAAATGGTACAAGACAGAATTATGGCACTATCACAACGCTATATCACTGACCGTTACTTTCCTGAAAAGGCAATTATGTTGCTAGATGGTGCGTTAAGTGTCGCACGCCTAGATAATCGACCAACACTGTCAAATCAAGACGTAGCTACGATTATCCATGATGACTATCATGTCCCTGAATATGTCATTAATCAGACGACTGATGAACGATTATTGAACTTGTTACCAAGACTAAAAAGCCAGGTGATTGGTCAAGACACAGCTTTGGAAAAAGTTGCGATGAAGCTGACTAACCGTGAGGCAGGACTGGCTGACACCTCAAAACCTGAGTCATTTCTCTTTATGGGGCCAACTGGTGTTGGTAAGACTGAGACTGCTAAACAACTAGCGCTAAATCTATTTGGTAACGCTCAAAACTTTATTCGCTTTGATATGTCTGAGTTTAAGTTTGCAGGGACTAGCCTAGAACGGTTTAAAGATCAACTCACAACTAGAGTCAGGCACACACCTTATGCCGTATTGTTGTTGGATGAAATTGAAAAGGCTGATCCAGAAGTGATGGACTTACTTTTGCAGGTCTTAGATGATGGTCGTTTGAGTGATGAATATGGTCTTGTCATTAATTTTAAAGACTTAATCATTGTCATGACAACTAACTCAGGGGCCACAGCAGTGATGAATCGTGATGCCAAATCAGATTCTGTTAAAGAAGACAAAAAGCGTCAAGCCAACTTTGAAGAACAACTCGAAATTGCCTTGCAAAGCGATGGTTACCGTCCTGAGTTTATCGCTAGAATTGGTGCCATTATTGTCTTTGATGTCTTAAAGATGGCGGATATGGTGCGAATTGTTGAATTGAAGTTGTCACGTCTCAATCAAAAAGCACAAGAGAGCGGCTTCAATATTGTTTTTGACACACAAGAGGTGGCGCGCTATATCCCATCGTTTGACCTGGGCTTTGAATATCTGAATGACACACAGGAGGTCAGCTCACCAATTGCCAACTACATCGCAGACGTTGGTTATAAACCATCGCGTGGTGTCAGACCAATTGATGACACGATTGCTACGTATGTGAGTGATCCAGTGTCTGCCGCAATTATTCAAAAGCGACAAGGATTAGGGCAGGACTTTGATACTTTCATCTTTAGAGCCATTGGTAATCCACCATCCTTAACAAGCCCTTATGGTGAATGGCAAGTTGTGGTTTCCACAGTTAAGGAGGCAACAGACAATGAAGCTATTTAAAAAAGATTACCGCGCTGAAAGACAATTTATGCGCGAGAGTTACATTCGTTGGCGTGGTCGTCCCTGGTTCTTGTGGTTGTATGGCATTATAGCAACTATTGGAGTGATATTCATATCGCTTTACGTCACGATTATTGTTGACTTGTTGATAAGGGTAGTTGGCCCATATATTCAAGCCTTCAAGTTCTATATGCAAAGTGGTGTTGCTCAATGGCCTGAATTCAACGATGTCATGAACATGACAGCCACTGTGCTCAATCCACTCAATATCTTCACTATTCTGTCGCGATTAACTTTAGTGACAAGCGTGGTACTAATCCTTTGCTTGTTACTCCTACTCAAAAAATATGTCTTCCAGCGCATCTATGACTGGTATCAATTGTTTAGAGACCAAACGCGTAATACTAACCGTTTTGCGGAAGTACGTGAGGTGGATAAGGTTTATAAATTGATTCCTGATCGCAATAAGAATTTTAAGGGTCGCCCAGGACAACCAGTGTTGCACACACAAGGATACACCTTCGAATTCTTTATGATTCATCCGTTCCTGTGGGCGTGGCAATGGTTTAAGCGGCCACTAGGTATGAATTCACTAGAATTTAGCGGGGTGTACAAAAAAATACGTCCCGTTTTACTGGAACGTTTGCCAAAGCTATTTGAAAAGCAGCTTAACGTTCAAGGTGGGTTTGATGGGTTTTACTGGGTGGATACCAGTAACACTCATTCAAAGACCACTGGGATGACACGTTCTTCAAAAGACCAAATGCGTGGTTATACGTTGATTGACATTATCCGTCGCGCTGAAATCAAATGGAACATTATTGACACTGATGCCAAAAACGAAGATGCCAAAATGAGTTACAAGTCGTTACGCACAGCGGGCTATGACGTCAAACTACTCAACATCATGGAGCCAAGTGAGTCTGAGTCCTGGAATCCACTTGAAATAGCGATTGATTATGCCTTTGATGGTGATTGGGACAGTGCCAATACGGAATTACGTAAGGTCGTACAGGTTATTGGTGGCTCAAGTGGTGAAGAAAGTAGCCACAAAGATATTTGGGATAGTGCCGCTGAAAGCACCATCCAAGCAGTGATGCTCACGGTGCTAGATATTGCAGTCCGTCACCAGGACAAATCAATGGTGACCATCTCAAACGTCCTGCAATTCATCAATGATATGAACAAGTTTACGGATAAGGAAGGTGATGGCTTAACTAAGTACATTACTAATATTGGTAAACTGCCGCGAACACCAGCACGCAATATGATTATTCTAAACGCGGCTGAGTATCTATCCGCAACAGGCGATACCAAATCGTCAATTTCTTTCTCAGTGATGAATCGTTTAAATTTGTTTGCCTCAGAGTCAATTACACGTCTGACAACCTTTAACACTATCAATTTGACCGACTTAGGGTTTCCAAGAATGCTAAAGATTAAGTTCTCTGACCGCTATAAAGGCGTTCATGTGAGCATTCATGTTTATGAATCAGGTAAAAAGCATGCAATAGAAAAGGACAAGCTAACTGTGTCCCAATCAGGCACGCTAACTTATCCGATTCATAACCATTTACCCGTCTCATGGCAAATTGAGTTGTCACTCGATAATGACGGCAATTCAATTGCGATGCGTAAACAAAAGTTTACGTTGACTGGTAAGATTGTACAACGAAAATTGCTCAATGGCAAGATTAAGCGTGACTTGTTCTCTAAGCAGCCTGTCATCCAATGCCTGGTCGATCAGATTAAACCGCAAGGCACAACTGAGACACCAGGGGTCACCTTGCGTTACTCAGAAAATCCAATGGCAGTCTTCATCATCACACCACAATCTAACGACGATTTTTCTGCTTTGGCCAGCTTGTTTATCTCACAAGTCTTCTCAGTCAACACGGATATTGCATCAACGATTACCCGCAGGAAAATGGACAGTTGGATACTTTATAAGCTCAATGAGTTTTCTATGTTCCCACGTATTCCAGGTTTCGCCAATATTCTAACGCGTGGCTTGACCTACGGGCATTTGGTTGATTTATATATTCAAACCTTGACACAGCCACGGTTGCATTATTCTGAAATGGAAACCAATGACATTAATGGTAACACAGGTAACTGGTTCCACATCTTAACAAATGATGAGCAAACAAATGAAGCACTATCTAAGCAATTAGGTGAGGTGGAAGTGCAAACAGAATCAGTCAATTCACAGATTGGGTTAGATCGTCAAGATCGTGGTAACCGTCATGCACAAGTTAGCAAGGTTCGGCTGTTGGATGCCAAAGAAATTAGCGAATTGAGTCCGCGTGAGATGATTACCATCCGTACGATCAAACGTGCGGATAAGAAGGGAAGATCAGTTAGACCTTTGCCAATTTTCTCTACGGGTGCTTACCGAATGCCGTTTGCTTATGAGTTACTAGGTAAGCAATACTCACTTGATTACTATACGGCTGATTTGAATATCAAAGCGCAGCATAACGATTTGAAATATGATGACCTCTATCATGACTTTGTGCCTTACTTTGATGAGCTAGATCAACAAGTTCAACTAGAAATTGAGGAAGAGGGCGCAGGTGGCAAACAAATTGATAATCGTCAACTCAATACGTTAGCTGATGATGAAATCAACACCATTTTGGCCAAAGCGCATCAAGGTATCGAAACAACCACAGTGCAAACACAACAAGAACTCTCTGATGAGGAACGCTACTTGCAGTGGAAACATGACTTTAACCCTGATGAGCCGTTTATGACCGAAGAACAACTAGATAATGTTGTGCTACGTCAAATTGTGGAGAAATCCATCAAAATGAGGATACCGCGCTCAAATAAAACAGAAGAACAAAACAGTGCCGTTGCTTACTTAAATCGTGGCAAATATTTGACACTTTCTGGCAACAACAACAACGGTAAAGTTCTAAGATTACTAAACAACGAACCCGCATACATGTGGGAAATTTATAAGCAGCTCAACGCTGCGACAATTCAAGGAGATGTCGAATGATAAATCTATTTTCGGGAATCAATACGTTAGCAGATACGTTCCCAACATTACCTAATAATGGCCCAACAGCCGATTTTTACAACCAATGGTCGCAATACCTATCACCATTGCCACATATATTCTTAACGTTGATCATGTTATTCATGCACAGCATTGCATTGATTTTCTATTACATTGCTAACGCGGTCTTCACAGCCTATCAATCATCATTCAAGTTATTGGACTTTATGAATATCTTTTTCCAGCCTAATAGTGATGTTTATCAAAATTGGAATTTAGGTAATATTCTCAAAGACTTCCTGTACCTGGGCTTTGTCATATTTGGCATCATGATGATGGTACAATGGATTCAATACACCGCCACATCTGGGCGCAAAGGGAGAGAATGGCCTAAAGGTATTACAATTACAGTCGCCGTTATTACCGCTCTACCCTGGATGATTGGTTTGATGAGCGGCATTGGAACAGCCACGGTCAGTGATACATCCGGCACAAAAGACAAGAACATTGTTACACAATTATGGCAGGGTAATTCTACAAATCTAAAGGAATTAGCAAAAAATAATTTTGACTTATCAAAATATAAGAACCAACATGTTTTAACTAATGATCAAATTGAAGGCCCAGATTTCCACTCAGTCATGAGTGATGCTGGTTACACCGATGGTCTAAGTGATGCACAAAAGTCTGTGTTCACCAAGAAAATTGGT
This window contains:
- a CDS encoding TraM recognition domain-containing protein; its protein translation is MKLFKKDYRAERQFMRESYIRWRGRPWFLWLYGIIATIGVIFISLYVTIIVDLLIRVVGPYIQAFKFYMQSGVAQWPEFNDVMNMTATVLNPLNIFTILSRLTLVTSVVLILCLLLLLKKYVFQRIYDWYQLFRDQTRNTNRFAEVREVDKVYKLIPDRNKNFKGRPGQPVLHTQGYTFEFFMIHPFLWAWQWFKRPLGMNSLEFSGVYKKIRPVLLERLPKLFEKQLNVQGGFDGFYWVDTSNTHSKTTGMTRSSKDQMRGYTLIDIIRRAEIKWNIIDTDAKNEDAKMSYKSLRTAGYDVKLLNIMEPSESESWNPLEIAIDYAFDGDWDSANTELRKVVQVIGGSSGEESSHKDIWDSAAESTIQAVMLTVLDIAVRHQDKSMVTISNVLQFINDMNKFTDKEGDGLTKYITNIGKLPRTPARNMIILNAAEYLSATGDTKSSISFSVMNRLNLFASESITRLTTFNTINLTDLGFPRMLKIKFSDRYKGVHVSIHVYESGKKHAIEKDKLTVSQSGTLTYPIHNHLPVSWQIELSLDNDGNSIAMRKQKFTLTGKIVQRKLLNGKIKRDLFSKQPVIQCLVDQIKPQGTTETPGVTLRYSENPMAVFIITPQSNDDFSALASLFISQVFSVNTDIASTITRRKMDSWILYKLNEFSMFPRIPGFANILTRGLTYGHLVDLYIQTLTQPRLHYSEMETNDINGNTGNWFHILTNDEQTNEALSKQLGEVEVQTESVNSQIGLDRQDRGNRHAQVSKVRLLDAKEISELSPREMITIRTIKRADKKGRSVRPLPIFSTGAYRMPFAYELLGKQYSLDYYTADLNIKAQHNDLKYDDLYHDFVPYFDELDQQVQLEIEEEGAGGKQIDNRQLNTLADDEINTILAKAHQGIETTTVQTQQELSDEERYLQWKHDFNPDEPFMTEEQLDNVVLRQIVEKSIKMRIPRSNKTEEQNSAVAYLNRGKYLTLSGNNNNGKVLRLLNNEPAYMWEIYKQLNAATIQGDVE
- a CDS encoding AAA domain-containing protein, coding for MIELKQNNPTPYLDRYTTDISAKVMLEPDKYHAYERESITRRIMVSLMKQIQNAPLLVGLPGVGKTAIVEDLARQLIDTKVASLQGKHLIQISLANLMKSSDGESFAHKFQAIIDELIANKDNVIAFIDEIHQIVGTGAETSGSSLDAGNIIKPALSRDDLQIIGATTTKEFHEYVARDGALMRRFDLIEVPELSFEQTKHVLSKVALQLNNGIEVPEMVQDRIMALSQRYITDRYFPEKAIMLLDGALSVARLDNRPTLSNQDVATIIHDDYHVPEYVINQTTDERLLNLLPRLKSQVIGQDTALEKVAMKLTNREAGLADTSKPESFLFMGPTGVGKTETAKQLALNLFGNAQNFIRFDMSEFKFAGTSLERFKDQLTTRVRHTPYAVLLLDEIEKADPEVMDLLLQVLDDGRLSDEYGLVINFKDLIIVMTTNSGATAVMNRDAKSDSVKEDKKRQANFEEQLEIALQSDGYRPEFIARIGAIIVFDVLKMADMVRIVELKLSRLNQKAQESGFNIVFDTQEVARYIPSFDLGFEYLNDTQEVSSPIANYIADVGYKPSRGVRPIDDTIATYVSDPVSAAIIQKRQGLGQDFDTFIFRAIGNPPSLTSPYGEWQVVVSTVKEATDNEAI